From Mus musculus strain C57BL/6J chromosome 8, GRCm38.p6 C57BL/6J, a single genomic window includes:
- the Utp4 gene encoding U3 small nucleolar RNA-associated protein 4 homolog codes for MGEFKVHRVRFFNYVPSGIRCVAYNNQSNRLAVSRTDGTVEIYNLSANYFQEKFFPGHESRGTEALCWAGGQRLFSAGLNGEILEYDLQALNIKYTLDAFGGPIWSMTASPSGSQLLVGCEDGSVKLFEVTPEKIQFARNFDRQKSRILSLCWHPAGTHVAAGSLDYISVFDVKSGSIIRKMVLDRQHLGVTKSRCIVWGVAFLSDGTVISVDSVGKVQLWDSATGTLVKSHLVANADVQSIAVADQEDSFVVGTAEGTVFHFQLVSMTSNSSEKQWVRTKPFQHHTHDVRAVAHSPTALISGGTDTHLVIRPLMERVEVKNYDAALRKITFPHRRLISCSKRRQLLLFQFAHHLELWRLGSTSATGKNGDTLPLSKNADHLLHLKTKGPENIICSCVSPCGSWIAYSTASRFFLYRLKYERDNISLQRVSKLPSFLRSALHILFSEDSTKLLVASNQGSLHIVHLSEGSFKHLHTFQPQSGTVEAMCLLAVSPDGNWLAASGTSAGVHVYDLHHLKLHCTVPAYNFPVTALAIAPNTNNLVIAHSDQQVFEFSIPEKQYTEWSRSLQKQGFHQLWLQRDTPITHISFHPKRPMHILLHDAYMFCIIDKSLPLPNEKTVLYNPLPPKNESDVFLRRTTHGFKMSKIYKPLLFMDLLDERTLVAVERPLDDIIAQLPPPIKKKKFGT; via the exons ATGGGTGAATTTAAGGTCCATCGAGTACGTTTCTTTAATTACGTTCCATCAGGTATCCGGTGTGTGGCTTACAATAATCAGTCAAACAGATTGGCTGTTTCACGAACAGATGGCACGGTGGAAATTTATAACTTGTCAGCAAACTATTTTCAGGAGAAA TTTTTCCCAGGTCATGAGTCTCGGGGTACCGAAGCCCTGTGTTGGGCAGGAGGACAGCGGCTCTTTAGTGCTGGACTGAACGGAGAAATCCTTGAGTATGACCTACAGGCACTAAACATCAAGTACACTTTGGATGCCTTTGGAGGACCCATCTGGAGTATGACCGCCAGccccagtggctctcaacttttG GTTGGTTGTGAAGATGGCTCCGTGAAACTATTTGAAGTCACCCCAGAAAAAATCCAGTTTGCAAGAAATTTTGATCGGCAAAAAA GTCGGATTCTCAGTCTCTGCTGGCACCCTGCGGGTACCCACGTCGCAGCTGGTTCCTTAGACTACATTAGCGTGTTTGATGTCAAATCAG GGAGCATAATTCGTAAGATGGTTTTAGATAGGCAACACCTGGGAGTGACTAAGTCCAGGTGCATAGTGTGGGGTGTTGCCTTCTTGTCCGACGGCACTGTCATAAGTGTGGACTCTGTTGGAAAGGTGCAGTTGTGGGACTCTGCTACTGGGACACTCGTTAAGAGTCATCTCGTCGCAAATGCTGATGTGCAGTCTATTGCTGTTGCTGAT CAAGAAGACAGTTTTGTGGTGGGCACCGCCGAGGGCACGGTATTCCATTTCCAGCTGGTGTCCATGACTTCCAACAGCAGTGAGAAGCAGTGGGTGCGGACGAAACCGTTCCAGCATCACACTCATGACGTGCGTGCTGTGGCCCACAGCCCAACAGCCCTGATCTCAGGAG GCACCGACACCCACCTGGTTATTCGGCCTCTCATGGAGAGAGTGGAGGTAAAGAATTACGATGCTGCTCTCCGAAAGATCACGTTCCCCCAT CGGCGTCTCATTTCCTGTTCAAAAAGAAGGCAGCTTCTCCTTTTCCAGTTCGCGCATCACTTGGAACTGTGGAGACTAGGATCCACATCTGCAACAG GCAAGAACGGAGATACTCTTCCACTCTCTAAAAACGCAGATCATCTCCTGCACCTCAAGACAAAG GGCCCTGAGAACATTATCTGCAGCTGTGTCTCCCCGTGTGGAAGCTGGATAGCCTATTCTACAGCGTCTCGCTTTTTTCTCTATCGATTGAAATATGAACGCGATAACATAAGCCTCCAAAGA GTTTCCAAATTGCCATCATTCCTGCGCTCTGCCCTTCATATTCTGTTTTCTGAAGATTCAACAAAGCTCCTTGTGGCATCCAATCAAGGGTCTCTGCATATTGTTCATCTGTCGGAAGGAAGCTTCAAGCACTTGCATACTTTCCAGCCGCAGTCAG GTACAGTGGAGGCCATGTGTCTTTTGGCAGTCAGTCCAGATGGGAACTGGCTAGCTGCATCGGGTACCAGTGCTGGAGTCCACGTATATGATCTGCATCATCTAAAG CTTCACTGCACAGTGCCTGCTTACAACTTCCCAGTGACCGCTCTGGCCATCGCCCCCAATACCAACAACCTGGTCATTGCTCATTCTGACCAGCAG GTATTTGAATTCAGCATCCCAGAAAAGCAGTATACAGAGTGGAGCCGCTCTCTCCAGAAGCAAGGATTTCACCAGCTGTGGCTCCAAAGGGATACTCCCATCACACACATCAGCTTTCATCCCAAGAGACCAATGCACATCCTCCTCCATGATGCCTACATGTTCTGCATCATTGACAAGTCATTG CCACTTCCAAATGAGAAAACTGTGCTTTATAATCCACTTCCTCCGAAAAATGAATCAGATGTCTTCTTGAGGCGGACAACCCATGGGTTTAAAATGTCAAAGATATATAAG CCCTTGCTCTTTATGGATCTTTTGGATGAAAGGACACTTGTGGCAGTAGAGCGACCCCTGGACGACATCATTGCTCAACTCCCACCACCcatcaaaaagaagaaatttggAACTTAA